In Aeromicrobium sp. A1-2, the DNA window TCTCGTGGATCGCGTTCAACGCACGCGTGCTCGAGCTGGCGCAGGACCATTCGGTCCCGCTGCTCGAGCGGGTGCGGTTCGCGGCGATCTTCGCGAGCAACCTCGACGAGTTCTTCATGGTCCGCGTCGCAGGGCTCAAACGCCGCATCGCAGCCGGCGTCGCCGTGCCCTCTGCGAGCGGCCTGAACCCTCGCGACGTGCTCTCCCGCAGCCTCGAGGCGAGCCAGGACCTGATGGTCCGCCACGCCGAGACGTACCACCAGGAGCTCGTGCCGGACCTCGCCGAGCACGGCATCGAGCTGCTGCACTGGAGCTCTCTGCGGGAGGCCGAGCAGAAGCACATCAGCGCGCTCTACCGCGATCGCGTGTTCCCGATCCTCACGCCGCTCGCGGTCGACCCTGCGCACCCGTTTCCCTACATCTCGGGGCTCTCGCTCAACCTCGCGCTGGTCATGCGCAACCCCGAGACCGGCAAGGACCACTTCGCCAGGGTCAAGGTCCCGCCGATCATCAACCGGTGGATGGAGGCCGATCCGGGTCGCTTCGTGCCGCTCGAGGAGGTCATCGCGGCCCACCTCGACCTGCTGTTCCCGGGCATGGAGGTCATCGCGCACCACGCCTTCCGGGTGACCCGCAACGAGGACCTCGAGGTTGAGGAGGATGACGCGGAGAACCTGCTCAAGGCGCTCGAGAAGGAGCTCCTGCGACGCAAGTTCGGTCCGCCCGTACGCCTGGAGGTCGAGGAGTCGATCGATCCCGGTGTGCTCGACCTGCTGGTGTCAGAGCTCGGTATCCGCCGTGAGGAGGTCGTCCGGCTGCGCGGCCCGCTGGATCTGCGCAGCCTCAACGAGATCGCCGACCTCGACCGCCCCGAGCTTCGATTCGAGCCGTTCGTCCCGGGCACCCACGAGCACCTGGCCGAGGTCGAGACCTCCAAGCCCGCCGATCTGTTCAGCGCGCTGCGCAAGCGTGACGTCCTGGTGCACCACCCTTACGACTCGTTCGCCACCAGCGTCCAGCGCTTCATCGAGCAGGCCGCCGCGGATCCGCACGTGCTCGCGATCAAGCAAACGCTCTACCGGACGTCGGGCGACTCACCGATCATCGACTCACTCGTCGACGCCGCCCGCGCGGGCAAGCAAGTCCTGGTGCTCGTCGAGATCAAGGCGAGATTCGACGAGCAGGCCAACATTCGCTGGGCCCGCAAGCTCGAGCGCGCCGGCTGCCACGTCGTGTACGGCCTGGTCGGCCTCAAGACCCACTGCAAGCTCGCGCTCGTCGTCCGCGACGAGCCCGACGGGCTGCGTCGCTACGCGCACATCGGCACCGGCAACTACAACCCCAAGACCGCCCGCCTGTACGAGGACTTCGGGCTGCTGACCGCTGACCCCGACATCACGCACGACCTGACCGACCTGTTCAACAACTTGTCGGGGTTCGCCCAGGACTTCTCCTACCGGCGGCTCATGGTGGCGCCGGCCGGGCTGCGCGACGGGATCGTCGAACGCATCGACGCCGAGATCGCCCACCATGCGGCCGGTCGCACGTCGGGCATCCGCATCAAGATCAACTCGCTGGTCGACGAGTCGATCATCGACAAGCTCTACGAGGCGTCACGCGCAGGCGTGCAGGTCGACCTCAACGTGCGCGGGATCTGCACCCTGCGGCCGGGCGTCCCTGGTCTCAGCGACAACATCCGGGTCACCAGCATCCTGGGACGATTCCTTGAGCACAGCCGGGTCTACTGGTTCGCCGGTGGAGGTGAGCCCGAGGCCTGGATGGGCTCGGCCGATCTCATGCACCGCAACCTCGATCGACGCGTCGAGGTCCTCGTGCGAGTCCCGACACCGGCCCACACGACGGAGCTCGGCGAGCTGTTGGCGCTGGCGGTCGACCCGGAGACCTCGTCCTGGCACCTCGGACCAGAAGGGCAGTGGACCCGCCATGTGGGGTCGCGCAACCTGCAGTCCGTGCTGATCGAGCGGGCCAAGGCCCGGCGCTCCCGCTAGTCAGCAGCCGGCGAACAGCAGCGGCCCGTCGCCACTCATGTACGTGATCGAGCTGGGGTCGTGGTCAAATCGCAGCGACGTCGTCGTGCCGTACAGATCAGCGGCCTGCAACTTCAGCGAGTCCTCGATGCGGCCCGAGCGCCCGATGAAGGGGCCCGTCGCAAGCCGGCGGCGGGCGTCGAGCTGGGCTGCGGCCACCGACGGTGATTGGAATCCCATGACGAAACGCATGACCTGCGTCGATCCCGGGCCGCTGACGAGCCCGCGACCGGCGAAGACCGGGGCCACCAGCGCGCCGGCCCGATCGATCGCCGCGCTGGCCTGAGCCCGGACCTCAGCGCCCTGGTCGGCCAGCGAGGTCGACGCACACACGAACGGTCCGGCCTGGAGCAGCACGGTGTCGGCGCCGGTCAGACGACGAGCGACGTCCTGTGCGCTGCGGTTGGCCAGAAGCGAGGGCGCGTCCCGGTCGATCGTGTCCAGCACCGTCGAGATGTACGTCGGACGGTCGGCCGCAACGATCAGGCGGCGGCGCGGCATCAGGACGATCGACGCCAGAGTTGCGGTGAGGTCGGGGCTCGCGGTGCGCACCGAGTCGGGCCCGAGGGACCACACTGACCCTTCCTGCGTGTAGCCCAGCTTTTCCAGGCCCGCGCGGACCGAGGCGAAGGAGACCGCCTCATCCAGCTGGGCCACCATCCCGGCACCATCGTTGGCCTGCCCGTAGATCTCCCAGTCCAGGTCGGCTGCGGACCAGCCGTACCCGGCGTGCATCTCTTCGGTGTACTGCCCGAGGACCGATCTGGTCGACAGGTCGAGCAGGACGGCGTCATCAGTCAACGCGGCCCGCCCGGCCGCGGTCGCCGCTTCGCCAAGCCCTAGCTCGGACCGGACGCGTGCCCAGTTCGTGAATCCCGCGACCCGCGTGTCGGGCGGCAGCGCGTCCAGCGCGACGGTCAGCGGCGACCGGGTGTCGGCGGCGACCTGACCACTGGTCCACCAGCCCCCGGCGACGACCAGACCCAGGACCAGGATCGAGGCCATGGCCGAACCGATCACGTGACGCAGATGCATCCCGTCCACACCTCCGTCACCAGCCCGTCATGTTCTCAGGGGACAATACGCGTATGGCACATGAACGGATCATCAACGCCGCAGGTGGCGTCGTGTGGCGCAAGCGCGGCGGCTCCGGCCTGTCCGAGCCCCGGGTCGAGCTTCTCGTCGCGCATCGCCCGTCCTACGACGACTGGACCTTCCCCAAGGGCAAGGTCGACCCGGGTGAGGCGCTGCAGACGACGGCGGTCCGCGAGATCGCCGAGGAGACCGGAATCCGCGTGCGTCTTGGCGTGCCGCTGCGGCAAGTCAGCTATCCGGTCAGCGCCGGCACCAAGGTCGTCCACTACTGGAGTGCCCGACCCGTCGGCAAGGACGACGTGGACACCTTCGTGCCGAACAAGGAGGTCGACGAGATCCGCTGGGTCGGCTTCCGGGAGGCCCGGGAGCTGCTGACCTACGAGCACGACGCCAAGTTGCTGGACACGTTCACCGAGCTGCAGGAGAGCAAGGCCCACCGCTCACGGACGCTGATCGTGCTGCGGCACGGCAAGGCCGCGCCTCGGACGGACCACGACGACGACCAGGCGCGTTCCCTGACCGCCGTCGGAGCGGAGCGGGCCCAGGCGCTCGTGCCGCTGCTGGGCGCGTACGGCGTGCGTAGGGTCGTGAGCAGCCCGGCTGTGCGCTGCGCACAGACCGTCGAGCCCTACGCCCACTCGATCAGCACATTCCTCGAGATCGACGACCGGCTCTCCGAGGACACCCGCTCCGCCCAGGTGCAGCGCTCGGTCGATGCACTGCTCGACCGCAAGAAGCCGGTCGTGCTGTGCTCGCACCGGCCGACGCTCCCCTGGGTGTTCGACGCGATCGGCACGGCCGTCCAGGACCTGGCCCCCGGCGAGGCGGTCGTCGTGCACCACCGCAAGGGCAAAGTCCTCGCGACCGAGTCATTGGCGTGATCCACGTCTCATTCCAGCGGGGATCCCGGCTCCCGGGCGCCACCGTTACATCACCGTTCACCGCGCGTTCATCTTCGGTCGGACATCGATACACCTGCGGCTCCTAACGTCCTGAGGGTAAGCAACAAAGATTCCCAGAGAGGGACACCCCGTGAACCGCAACTCACTGCGCAAGGCCGCCCCCGCGGCCGCGCTTGTACTCGCCTTCGGCCTCAGCGCCTGCGGTGCAGCGAACGAATCCGATAGCGGCGCCTCCACCGGCGGCGCCGACCAGGTGTCCGGCACGCTGAACGCCGGCGGATCCAGCGCCCAGGAAGCTGCCATTGCCGCCTGGAAGAAGAACTTCCAGACTGCCAACCCCGACGCCACCGTCAACTACGACCCGGTCGGCTCGGGCGGCGGCCGCGAGCAGTTCCTCGCCGGCGGCTACGTCCTGGCCGGCTCTGACGCCTACCTGAGCGACGAAGAGCTCGCCACGGCGAAGGAGACCTGCAAGAGCGACGTCGTCGAGGTCCCCGTGTACGTCAGCCCCATCGCCGTCGTCTACAACCTCAAGGACGTCAAGGAGCTCAACCTCGCCCCCAAGACGATCGGTGCGATCTTCGAGGGCAAGATCACGAGCTGGGACGACGCGGCCATCAAGGCCGACAACCCCGACGCCACGCTGCCCAGCACCAAGATCACGCCGGTGCACCGCTCGGACGACTCGGGCACGACCAAGAACTTCACCGACTACCTCGACCAGGCCTCCGACGGCGGCTGGAGCGGCGGAGTCATCGAGACGTGGCCGATCAAGGGCGGCGAGGCCGCCGAGGGTACCTCGGGCGTCATCGCGGCAGTCAAGAGCGGTGAGGGCACGATCGGCTATGCCGACGAGAGCCAGGCCGGTGACCTCGGTCAGGCCAAGGTCAAGGTCGGCGACGAGTTCACCGCCGCCACACCTGAGGCTGCAGCCAAGATCCTCGACAGCTCCAAGACTCTCGAGGGACGCGCTGCGACCGACATCGCGATCGACGTCGACCGCAAGTCGACCGCGTCGGGTGTCTACCCGATCGTCCTGGCTTCCTACCAGATCGCCTGCCAGACGTACGACGACAAGGCCACGGCCGACCTCGTCAAGGCATGGCTGACCTACATCGCCAGCAGCGACGGCCAGTCGGCCGCCGGCGACTCGGCCGGCTCGGCGCCCCTGACCTCGGACTTCGGTACGAAGGTCCAGGCCGCGATCGAGACCATCTCCGCAGCCTGACACCTGGTTCCTTGAGCCTGCCGATCTTGTTCGGCAGGCTCAAGGGCCGGTCAGGCCCCTTCTGTTTCCGCCAGGCCCCTGTCTTCTGAAAGGCTGCACCTGTGACCAGCACGCTCGCCCCCCCCAAGCGCACCGTCGTCCGTAGACCCGGCGACCGCGTCTTCTCCGGGCTGTCGACCGGCGCGGGCATCCTGATCCTGGTTGTGCTCGCCGGTGTCGCCGCATTCCTCACGATCGAGGGCATCCCCGGCATCCTTGCCAACCCCGACGAGGTCAAGAGCGGCCAGAGCTTCCTTCCGTACGTCTGGCCCCTGGTCTACGGCACGCTGATCGCCGCGACGGTCGCCCTGATCATCGCCGTGCCGGTCGCGGTCGGCGTCGCGCTCTTCATCTCGCACTACGCCCCGCGCAAGCTCGGGCAGACCCTCGGATATCTCGTCGATCTGCTCGCCGCAGTGCCGAGCGTCGTCTACGGCCTGTGGGGCATCCAGTTCCTGGCGCCGAACCTGGTGCCGTTCTACGAGTGGCTCGAGAAGAACCTGGGATTCATCCCCTTCTTCGCGGGGCCCGCCTCCACAACAGGCCGCACGATCATGACCGCGTGCATCGTCCTGGCCGTCATGATCCTGCCGATCATGACCGCGATCTGCCGCGAGATCTTCCTGCAGACCCCTCGTCTGCACGAGGAGGCCGCCCTGGCCCTCGGCGCGACCCGCTGGGAGATGGCGCGACTCGCGATCTCCCCCTACGCGCGCTCGGGGATCGTGTCCGCTGCCATGCTCGGCCTGGGTCGCGCCCTCGGCGAGACCCTCGCCGTCGCGATGGTCCTGTCGGTCAGCGCCGGCACTGTCACGGCCAACCTGATCAGCAGCACCAACCCCAGCACGATCGCCGCCAACATCGCCCTCAGCTTCTCCGAGGCCAGCGGCAAGAGCGTCAACGCGCTCATCGCGAGCGGTCTGGTGCTGTTCGTGATCACCTTCCTCGTCAACTTCGCCGCGCGCGCCGTCGTGGATCGCCGCAAAGAATTCTCCGGAGCCAACTGATGACGACCACCCTCGCACCGTCCGTCGACGTCTCCCGTGAGCTTCGCGGGGCACAGCTGCCGAATCGCGCCCCCCAGGCCATCGTCGCGCTCTCGCTCGTCGCGGGCGCCGGGGCCTACGCGCTCGGCGTCGGCCCGCTCCGCAGCGTCCTGATCGCCTGGGTCGTCAGCCTGAGCCTGCCGATCTGGTCCGCCGTCGTCGAGGGAAGCCGCAAGGCCACCGACCGACTGGTCACGGTCCTGGTCGCCTCGTCCTTCGTGCTGGCGATGTTCCCGCTGGTCAGCATCCTCTACACCGTCATCAGCAAGGGCGCCCACGTCCTGTCAACCGAGTTCTTCACATACTCGATGCGCAACGTCGTCGGCGAGGGCGGCGGCATCTACCAGGCCCTCATCGGCACAGTCCTGATCACTGGCGCGGCGACCGTGATCTCGGTGCCGATCGGCCTGTTCGCCGCGATCTACCTCGTCGAGTACGCCGAGGGCAACCGGCTGTCCCCCTGGGTGCGCTTCCTCGTCGACGTCATGACCGGCATCCCGTCGATCGTGGCCGGCCTGTTCGCCTACGCGCTGTTCGTGATCTTCTTCGGCGAGGGCGTCCGGATGGGCATCGGCGGCTCGGTTGCCCTGTCGGTCCTGATGATCCCCGTCGTGGTCCGGTCGTCCGAGGAGATGCTCAAACTCGTCCCCAACGAGCTGCGGGAAGCCGCGTACGCCCTCGGCGTGCCGAAGTGGCGCACCGTCGCCAAGGTCGTGCTGCCCACAGCCCTGGCCGGCATCGTCACCGGCATCACGTTGGCCATTGCCCGCGTCATCGGCGAGACCGCTCCCCTGCTGATCATCGCCGGCGCGACCGACTCGGTGAACTTCAACCTCTTCGACGGCCGCATGGCCACCCTCCCGGTGTTCGCCTACTCCTCGGTGCGCAATCCCCGGGTGCCGCCCGAGTTCAGCATCGACCGCGCCTGGGGCTCAGCCCTCGTGCTGCTCCTGATCGTGATGTTGCTCAACCTGATCGCCCGCCTCGTCTCCCACTACTTCTCGCCCAAGGGCGAGCGCTAAAAGTCCAGGAAGGACTCCACCATGGCCAAGAGCATCGATGTATCCGACCTCAACATCTACTACGGCGACTTTCTCGCCGTCGAGGACGTGACCATCCCGATCCCTGCGAAGTCAGTCACGGCGTTCATCGGACCCTCCGGTTGCGGCAAGTCGACCTTCCTCCGGTCGCTCAACCGCATGCACGAGGTCATCCGCGGCGCACGCGTCGAGGGCAAGGTCCTGATCGACGGGGAGGACCTCTACGGCCCCGACATCGACCCGGTGAACGTCCGCCGCATGATCGGCATGGTCTTCCAGCGGCCCAACCCGTTCCCCACCATGTCGATCTACGACAACGTGCTGGCCGGGCAGAAGCTCAACAGCAAGCGCATGAAGAAGTCCGAGTCCGACGACGTCGCCGAACGGGCGCTGCGTGCCGCCGGCCTGTGGACCGAGGTCAAGGACCGCCTCGACCGGCCCGGCTCTGGTCTGTCCGGCGGTCAGCAGCAGCGCCTGTGCATCGCCCGCGCGATCTCGGTCGAGCCGGAGATCCTGTTGATGGACGAGCCCTGCTCGGCACTCGACCCGATCTCGACCAGTGTCATCGAGGACCTGATCCACGAGCTCAAGTCGCAGTACACGATCGTGATCGTGACCCACAACATGCAGCAGGCCGCTCGCGTCTCCGACGAGACCGCGTTCTTCAACCTGTCGGGTGTCGGCAAGCCCGGCCGGCTCGTCGAGCACGGTCGTACCGAGACGATCTTCTCCAACCCGCAGGACCCCGCGACCGAGGCGTACATCCAGGGCCGCTTCGGATAACGGTTTACCTGGTAAACCGCGAGCCGGGTTAGTTGCCGGGGATCACGATGCGCAGCAAGAAGTACGACGCGGCGCCGACAGCCGCAGCGGCCGGGATCGTGATGACCCAAGCCGTGATGATGCTGCGGGCGACACCCCAGCGGACGGCGCTGAAGCGCTTGGTCGCGCCGGCTCCCATGACCGCGGAGGTCATGGTGTGCGTCGTCGAGACCGGAGCGTGCAAGCCGATCGCCATGCCATACAGGACGATCGCCGCGGTCGACTCGGCCGCGAAGCCGCGTGGCGGGTCGAGGGCGATGATGCGCCGGCCCATCGTGCGCATGATCCGCATGCCGCCAGACATCGTGCCGAGCGAAATCGCACTGGCCGCCGCGATGATGACCCACAGCGGGATGTCGTCCCCGGTGTGCTCACCGCCAGCGATCAGGGCCAGGACAATGACACCCATGGTCTTCTGCGCGTCCTGCAGTCCGTGCCCCAGCGAGAGTGCGGCAGCCGAGACCGTCTGCGACAGGCGGAACCCACGATTGACGGTGTGCGGGTTCGCGCGGCGGAAGATCCACATGATCGACAGCATCACGAGGAACGCCCCGCCGAAGCCCATCGCCGGGCTGACGATCATCGGGATCGCGACCTTGTCGATGACCTTGTCCCAGTCGACCGAGACCCCGGCCGCGAGACCGACGCCGATCAGGCCGCCGATCAGGGCGTGCGAGGACGACGACGGGATCCCGAAGTACCACGTGATGAGGTTCCACACGATGGCACCGAGAAGGGCGCTGAGCACCACCGTGAGGGCGTGATTGGGTGTCAGACCATCGAATCCGGTCAGGATGTCCTTGATGGTCTTGGCCACGCCGACACCCAGCAGCGCCCCGACGAAGTTCAGCACCGCGGCCATCATGAGAGCGATCCGCGGCGTCAGTGCTCGAGTCGAGACCGAGGTCGCGATCGCGTTGGCGGCGTCGTGGAAGCCATTGGTGTAGTCGAAGAACAGGGCGATGGCGACGGTGAGGATCACCAGCGCCAGAGTGAGGTCCACTCTCAGGACTCCTTGACGGCGATCTGCTCCACCGTGTTTGCGACCGATTCGAGCGCGTCGATGGCGTGCTCGAGGGAGTCCACGACGTCCTTCAGCTTGAGGACCTCGAGCGACTTGTAGGAGCCGCCGAACAGGTGCGCGACGATGCGCCGATACGAACGATCACCCTGGTTCTCGAGTCGGTTGATCTCGATCCAGTACTCGTCCAGATCCTTCATCGTGCGCAGACGCGGCATCGCCTCGGCGGTCAGCTGGGTCGCACGCTGCAGCACCTCGACCTGCGGGGCGAAGTCAGCCGGGAGGTCGCCCAGCTCGTAGAGGCCGACCAGGTCGACGGTCTCCTCCATGAAGTCCATGACGTCGTCGAGGCTGCTCGCGAGCCGGTAGATGTCTTCGCGGTCGAACGGCGTGATGAACGTCGAGTTCGCGCGCTTGATGATGCGGTGAGTCGTCTCGTCGGCCTGATGCTCGGCCTCGCGCATCTGCTCGCCGAGCAAACTCTTGTCGGTGCCAGTATCCAGCATCTGGGCAAGGAGGTCAGCGCCGTGCACCAAGTGGTTTGCCATCTCGGTGAACAAATCATAGAACGAGGTTTCGACTGGTCGGATGCGAAAACGCACGACTAGCTCCTGTCAAAGCTGGGTAGGCCACGCCCATGCTAGAGCCACTGCAAGTGGCAGTGTCAATCGCGGGTGTCACTTCCCGTTCAGCTGGCAGTCGCAATGCCGAGGATCTCGTCCACCTCGCGTTGCGAGAAGTGGCCCTCCTGCGCGGAGGCCGCGATAATCAGCCGGCTGGTCAGCTCGATCTCGTCGAGTACTTCATCATCGCGTAGGCGACTGTCCAATGGCTCTGGCATCGGGGCTCCGGTTGCAATTGCGCTCGATCATCGTGTGCTTCAGCCTGATGCGCCGCGGGGCGCACCAAGGTCGTTCTCCCCTTCCATCGAGATTAACCCGTCGGTCCACAGAACGCAGCCCTTTGCCCCTACTCGTGTCGACCTGCGGGTCGGTCACGGATCGCCGAGCGGGTGCCCGCGGTCCGGGGCAGACTCGACACATGACCTCCCGGGCCGCGCTACGGCAGATCGCGGCGCTGGCCCTCGCAGCGGTGACGCTGCTCGCAGCGTGCTCCGGAAGTGACGACGGCCCGGCCAAGAAGGCGGCGGAGCCGGGCCGGGCGCCAGCCGTGACCACCGCGCCCGCCGGCGAGGTGGTGGACGTCGGCGCGCTCCCTCAGGGCATCGTCTACGACGACCAGACCAACACGCTCGCGGTGGCCGTACGCGATCCGTTCCGGCTGTTGCTGTTCGACCCGGACACCCTCGCCGTACGCAGGAGCGTGTCGCTGCCGGGCAAGGTGCGACACCTCCAGCTCGCCGCACCTGGTGGCCCCGTCCTCGTGCCGGCCGAGAGCGCCAACGCGATCGTCGAGGTCGCGCTGCCCGACGGCGCGACCCGCACGACCAAAGTCCAGCGTCAGCCCCACGACGCGGCCGCGGTTGCCAATGGCGATCTCGTGGTCGGCAACGAGTTCAGCGGGTCAATCTCGATCGTCCGCGACGGCAATGTGCTCAACACGTTCGACGACCTGCTCCAGCCCGGTGGCGTGGTCACCACCGTCGACACCGCCGCGATCATCGACGTCAAGGACTACACCCTCAGCACGTACGACCTGGATGGTCTGTTCCGGTCGGGGCGGGTCGCGGCGGGTGCCGGCCCGACCCACGGCGTGCTCGTGGACGACAACCGGGTCGCGGTCACCGACACCCGCGGCGACCAGGTGTTGCTGTTCACTCTTGACCCCCTGCGCAAGGTCGGATCGATCGCGCTGGAGGGCAACCCGTACGGCATCACGGTCGGTCAGGACCCCCAGACCGTGTGGGTGACGCTGACGACTCAGAACAAGCTGGTCGGTCTGGACGTCAGCGCGAACTCCCCCAAGATCATCGCGACGTATCCGACCGTCGCCCAGGCCGACACCGTGGCGGTCGCTCCCGACAGCCGCACCTTGTGGGTCACCGGAACCCGGGATGGCACGATCCAGCGCATCACCCGCTGACGCGGTAGTCGGCACGATCAGGATCGATACTCCAGCGGGTGCGCGGCCGTGCCAGCGTTGTCGGCTTGGGCACATGCCCTTCGGACTCGACACCTCTGCGATACTCGGAGCCGGGTATGGCGACATCGTCCTGAGGGCTCCGCGGATGGTCGTCCCATGTCCCGGGCCTTTAGCTCAATTGGCAGAGCAGCGGACTTTTAATCCGCGGGTTGTGGGTTCGAGTCCCACAGGGCCCACTACACCACCCCCTGGATCCGCCCGGCCTCCGCCACCTCGGCGCCTGGGCCGTGAGCGACCGAGGTCCGTAGCATGGGTGGAACACCATGGCCCCATCCACCGTTCCCGCCCACGAGCGCAAGCTGCTGCTCGCCGTCGACGCCCCGTCGCTCCTGCACCGCAACCACCACGCGCGAGCGCACACGAGACTCATGGACCGGTCCGACCGTCCGGCGTGGGCCCTGCACGGGATGCTGCGACAGATTCTCGAGTCCATCGAGTCGTTCGCACCGGATGCGGTGATCTTCGGTCTCGATGACCGCACGTCGTCGGTGCGCGAGGAGTTCTACCCCGAGTACAAGGCCGGGCGTGCCGCGAAGGACGCAGAGCTGGTCGACCAGCTCGACCGGGCCGGACGACTGCTCGACGCCCTTGGTCTGGCCACGCTCACACCTCCGGGACTCGAGGCGGACGATGTCAGCGCCTCGGCCGCTACCTGGGCGAGCAGCAACGACTGGAACTGCGTCATCATCACGTCCGACCGTGACTCCTTCGCCCACATCAGCGACCACACGCAGGTCTTGCGCCTGATCAACGGCGGCATGAGCAACTCCCCATTGCTCAACCCCGTCCGACTCAAGACGATGTACGGCGTTGCCGCAGAGAACTACCTCGAGTTCGCGGCGTTGCGGGGTGACACGAGCGACAATCTGCCCGGAGTGACCGGGATCGGCGAGAAGACGGCACCCGTGCTGCTCGCACAAATGGGTTCCATGCGCGACGTCTGGGCGGACATCGATCACAACGCCGGTCGGGCGCTCGTCGCGACCCTCGACTCCTGGGCCGAGGAGACCGGGAACCGCCGGATCGGCGCTGGCCTGCTCAAACGGCTCACCGCCCCCGGATCTCGCGAACGGTATGAGTTCAACGTGAAGATCATGTCCGGCCAGGACGACCTGGACCTCGGGCTCACCCCCGACATCCCGGGCACACCCGGACTGCTGCCCCTCGACATCGATCGCGTCTCGCGGGTCGTCGGCTACCTCAACGTCCAGGCCACCACGGACCTCGCCCTACGGGTGTTGACCGGGCGCCCGGCATCGACCGAGTTCTGACGCTCAGCGTGGTCACCGGGGTCAGGCGGACTTGTACGTGCTTGCCTTCGCTGGGGTCCGCCGATGTGCCTCGTCCACGTCCTTGGCAATGACCGACTCCTCGTCCGGGTCATCAGCGTCCGGGTCATCAGCGTCCGGGTCATCAGCCTCCGGCAGAGGAGACTCCGAGACCTTGGTCGATGCCTCGCGGCGGGCATTGAGATGGTCGACCAGGCCGCGGGTCCGGCCGATGATGTATGGCAGGTAGACCAGGAACGCCAGGACCAGGACGCACAGCAGCAGGCCGGCGAAGGGACGAAGGACGTAGTCGATCATGCGCGGCACGGCTCAGCGGACACGATCGCGCCCGGGAACGTGACGGCTCGCAGCAGGCTCCAGAACAGGGACAGGTCTGATCGGAGAAGAGGCATACCTCATGCGTACCCCACAGCCACAAACCCATGTCCCGGGACCGCAGGGATTCTCTCGATCGACGTGACCATTCACACGGTAGATTCGCTCTAGGTGGCTCGGTAGACCCCAGCGCACCGAAGTAACCTCTGATCCGTCACGACCTGAACCTGGACGAGAGATATCGAATGACCGCGCACCTCGTCTACCTGCTGGGTGGGGCCTCGCTGTTTCTCGCGGTCGTCCTGCCATACGCCTTGCGCTCCGCCGCCCTGTCGGCCCCCGTCGTCCTGCTGGCGGTCGGCGCGCTGATCGGGCTGCTGCCGAACACCGACGGTTCCTCGTTCTCGCCTATCGAGCACCGCTTGTTCGTCGAGCACCTTGCGGAGTTCACGGTGCTCATCGCGCTGATGGGCGTGGGGCTGGCGCTCGACCGGCCGCTGAGCCTGCGGTCACTGGCGCCGTGGCGTCGGTGGGGAGCGACGTGGCGCCTGCTCGGCGTCGCGATGCCACTCTCGATCGCTGCGGTGGCCCTGCTGGGCTGGTGGGCCATGGGGCTGGCGCCATCCGCCGCGCTCCTGCTCGGAGCGGTGCTCGCGCCGACCGATCCGGTCCTCGCGTCCGACGTGCAGGTCGAGGGCCCGACGACCGGCGACGGCGACGAGAATCAGATCGACGAGACCGACGAGGTGCGGTTCGCGCTGACCTCCGAGGCCGGCCTGAACGACGGGCTCGCCTTCCCCTTCGTCCACGCCGCGATCCTGCTGGCAGCCACCGGCCCGGTCACCGAGTGGGGCGCGAGCTGGCTCGCCTGGGATCTGGTGGGCAAGGTCGTGGTCGGCTCGGTCCTCGGCATCGCCGTGGGTTGGCTCCTCGCCAAGGCCGCATTCGGCTCGACCGCCCCGTCGCTCCGCACCTCGGAGTCGGGCGAACCGCTGCTGGC includes these proteins:
- a CDS encoding sodium:proton antiporter; protein product: MTAHLVYLLGGASLFLAVVLPYALRSAALSAPVVLLAVGALIGLLPNTDGSSFSPIEHRLFVEHLAEFTVLIALMGVGLALDRPLSLRSLAPWRRWGATWRLLGVAMPLSIAAVALLGWWAMGLAPSAALLLGAVLAPTDPVLASDVQVEGPTTGDGDENQIDETDEVRFALTSEAGLNDGLAFPFVHAAILLAATGPVTEWGASWLAWDLVGKVVVGSVLGIAVGWLLAKAAFGSTAPSLRTSESGEPLLAIAAVLLSYGLAEVAGGYGFLAVFACAMTLRSAERGSEYHALMHQVVERLERLLTLIILLLLGVALTNGLLSNLTWPAVLVSVSLLLVIRPAAGMLALSIPHPWSRARVGDATLGARERAAAAFFGVRGIGSIYYLAYATGQADFERVSVLWSTVGLTITLSVILHGVSATPVMRWLDARRDDAAY